One Phoenix dactylifera cultivar Barhee BC4 chromosome 8, palm_55x_up_171113_PBpolish2nd_filt_p, whole genome shotgun sequence genomic window carries:
- the LOC103708665 gene encoding protein trichome birefringence-like, with product MKDAGNLPKSSSFGSGLKGLFAVVGTRRTKLFAYGFAFAFVACTAFLAFNPSSNGSPLFNNFFTSSSFSSSTAPYRSQISSLFSYIFPNSSSPSPGKSPPLLGYAAKEGSAGVNRTGNSVEFHKDEILGSKNHTEPGIGLQKSGVSDKNGVSAKKPVGGGVETKKGGDLAAKNHTGSGVSGVSGKNQTGNGIPEKNQAKVEAGSKKDGVLPEKNRTASGVLSENHTGKGVASNGNGVSGNNQKESVASPQEKGVLKKKQSSHGVSASPKSSEASTKAEQRASNLTASLGKQNDSIASTPSSGGQKGDDWINALKGCDIFQGNWVKDDSYPLYPEGSCPHVAEPFNCYLNGRPDRAYQKLRWKPDGCDIPRLNATDMLERLRGKRLVFVGDSLNRNMWESLVCALRHSVKDKKKVFEASGRHEFRAEGSYSFIFKDYNCSVEFFRSPFLVQEWEIPVSNGKTKETLRLDTIERSSPKYKNAHVIVFNTGHWWTHEKTSKGKDYYQEGDHVYSELNVVEAFHKALNTWAKWVDAYVNPKKTLVFFRGYSASHFSGGQWNSGGQCDNETEPIKNKNYLSAYPPKMRVLEKVIKGMKTPVSYLNVTRMTDYRKDAHPSIYRKQNLTEEERRSPERYQDCSHWCLPGVPDSWNELLYAQLLIKQLQLLQ from the exons ATGAAGGACGCCGGGAATCTCCCAAAGTCGTCGAGCTTTGGCTCCGGACTGAAGGGCCTTTTCGCAGTGGTCGGGACCCGGCGGACGAAGCTCTTCGCCTACGGCTTCGCCTTCGCCTTCGTCGCCTGCACTGCTTTCCTCGCCTTCAATCCCTCCAGCAATGGCTCCCCCTTGTTCAACAACTTCTtcacctcttcctccttctcctcgtcCACGGCCCCCTATAGATCCCAGATTTCCTCCCTCTTTTCATATATTTTCCCCAATTCCTCTTCGCCCTCTCCTGGAAAGTCGCCTCCTTTGCTTGGTTATGCTGCCAAGGAAGGATCGGCGGGGGTGAATCGGACCGGAAATAGCGTTGAGTTTCATAAAGACGAGATTTTGGGAAGTAAAAATCACACGGAACCCGGAATTGGGCTGCAGAAAAGTGGAGTTTCCGACAAAAACGGGGTTTCTGCCAAGAAGCCTGTGGGGGGTGGAGTTGAGACGAAGAAAGGTGGAGACTTGGCGGCGAAGAACCATACGGGAAGCGGAGTAAGTGGAGTTTCTGGGAAGAACCAGACGGGAAATGGGATTCCTGAAAAGAATCAGGCGAAAGTGGAAGCCGGCTCCAAGAAAGATGGAGTGTTGCCGGAGAAAAACCGGACAGCAAGTGGAGTTCTTTCAGAGAATCACACTGGAAAAGGAGTTGCTTCGAATGGAAATGGAGTTTCGGGAAATAATCAGAAGGAATCAGTAGCTAGTCCTCAGGAAAAAGGAGTTTTGAAAAAGAAGCAATCATCCCATGGAGTTTCCGCAAGTCCGAAGAGCAGCGAAGCTTCGACGAAGGCCGAGCAAAGAGCTTCAAACCTGACAGCTTCACTCGGAAAGCAAAATGATTCGATTGCATCGACCCCGAGCAGTGGCGGTCAGAAGGGAGACGACTGGATCAATGCTTTGAAGGGCTGTGATATATTCCAAGGGAATTGGGTGAAGGATGATTCATACCCGCTTTATCCTGAGGGATCTTGCCCTCACGTTGCTGAACCTTTCAATTGCTATCTCAATGGAAGGCCGGATCGAGCTTACCAGAAACTCCGGTGGAAGCCCGATGGTTGCGACATCCCGAG ATTGAATGCAACTGATATGTTAGAGAGATTGAGGGGAAAGAGGCTAGTTTTTGTCGGTGATTCGCTCAATAGAAACATGTGGGAATCTCTGGTTTGTGCTCTAAGGCACTCTGTCAAGGATAAAAAGAAGGTTTTCGAGGCGTCTGGTAGGCATGAATTCAGGGCTGAGGGTTCCTACTCTTTTATATTCAAG GACTATAACTGCTCTGTGGAGTTCTTTCGCTCCCCATTTCTTGTTCAGGAGTGGGAGATTCCGGTAAGCaatgggaagacaaaagaaacgCTTCGGCTCGACACAATTGAGAGATCATCTCCCAAGTATAAGAATGCACATGTCATCGTCTTCAATACTGGGCACTGGTGGACGCATGAGAAGACCTCCAAAGG GAAAGACTACTACCAAGAAGGTGACCATGTCTATAGTGAACTCAATGTTGTGGAAGCATTTCATAAGGCTCTTAATACATGGGCAAAATGGGTGGACGCATATGTGAACCCTAAGAAAACACTTGTTTTCTTCAGAGGCTACTCTGCCTCCCATTTCAG TGGTGGTCAATGGAATTCTGGCGGCCAATGTGACAACGAGACAGAACCCATTAAGAACAAGAACTATCTCTCTGCCTATCCACCAAAGATGCGCGTCTTAGAAAAGGTTATCAAGGGAATGAAGACCCCTGTCTCTTACTTGAATGTCACAAGAATGACCGATTACAGGAAAGATGCTCACCCTTCCATATATCGTAAGCAAAATCTCaccgaggaggagaggaggtccCCTGAGAGGTACCAGGACTGCAGCCACTGGTGCCTCCCAGGAGTGCCTGATTCTTGGAATGAGCTACTATACGCACAGCTGTTGATTAAACAACTTCAACTATTACAGTGA
- the LOC103708623 gene encoding homeobox-leucine zipper protein HOX11-like, giving the protein MELGLSLGEAPAKAFFASEKAGVKGRGGLVLGFGMGLGVGLGGRREEEEEEEEEEREGGEERCSAEPPVQLDLLPLAPVPRRSTPQLGFPWAPETRNWEVSTRGFDVNQTPSAEVEEGAAVSSSPNSTISSFQMDFAARGRGGEKGGTAAGRSEGEVERSSSRASDEEENGLARKKLRLSKEQSAFLEESFKEHNTLNPKQKLALAKQLNLRPRQVEVWFQNRRARTKLKQTEVDCEYLKRCCETLTEENRRLQKELAELRALKTSHPFYTHLPATTLSMCPSCERVASTTTVPPAAAAVAAAADTTPAASATPAADHRPSSFASLFSKPRFRSFPAPHPAPTHQPSAAS; this is encoded by the exons ATGGAGCTGGGCTTGAGCTTGGGGGAGGCGCCGGCGAAGGCATTCTTCGCGTCGGAGAAGGCTGGGGTGAAAGGCAGGGGAGGGCTGGTCCTGGGGTTCGGCATGGGGTTGGGAGTTGGGCttggaggaagaagggaggaggaagaagaggaggaggaggaagagagagaggggggagaggagAGGTGTTCTGCTGAGCCCCCGGTGCAGCTTGACCTCCTTCCTCTCGCTCCTGTTCCACGGCGCTCGACGCCCCAGCTGGGGTTCCCTTGGGCGCCCGAGACCA GAAATTGGGAGGTCTCGACGCGGGGATTCGATGTCAACCAGACGCCGTCGGCGGAAGTGGAGGAAGGAGCGGCGGTGTCGTCGTCACCGAACAGCACCATCTCTTCGTTCCAGATGGACTTCGCCGCCAGGGGTCGAGGCGGTGAGAAGGGTGGTACGGCGGCCGGCCGGAGCGAAGGGGAGGTGGAGAGGTCCTCCTCGAGGGCCAGCGATGAGGAGGAGAACGGGCTTGCAAGGAAGAAGCTCCGCCTCTCGAAGGAGCAGTCCGCCTTCCTTGAAGAAAGCTTTAAGGAGCACAACACTCTCAACCCG AAACAAAAGCTTGCTCTGGCTAAGCAACTAAATCTTCGACCCCGGCAAGTGGAAGTCTGGTTTCAGAACAGAAGAGCCAG GACGAAGCTGAAGCAAACGGAGGTGGACTGCGAGTACCTGAAGCGCTGCTGCGAGACGCTAACGGAGGAGAACCGCCGTCTCCAGAAGGAGCTGGCGGAGCTGCGCGCTCTCAAGACTTCCCACCCCTTCTACACGCACCTCCCTGCCACCACCCTCTCTATGTGCCCCTCCTGCGAGCGCGTCGCCTCCACCACCACCGTcccccccgccgccgccgcagtcGCCGCCGCTGCAGACACCACGCCCGCCGCCTCCGCCACCCCGGCCGCCGACCACCGGCCATCCTCCTTCGCCTCCCTCTTCTCGAAACCCCGCTTCCGCTCCTTCCCGGCGCCCCACCCTGCTCCCACCCACCAGCCATCGGCTGCCTCGTGA